A genomic region of Elusimicrobiota bacterium contains the following coding sequences:
- a CDS encoding phosphate ABC transporter substrate-binding protein has product MKILKILLAGLMVCSAANLSSFAAKKEKIVCEGSTTVLPIAQAAAEEFMAKFEGDISVRGGGSGVGLASLIDKKCDICNSSRPIKDAELQKAAGRGIDVKANVIAMDGIAVIVNPSNMVNGLSKKQIEDIFTGKISYWSKAGGANQKIVVISRDSASGTFEAFGTLALSGKKVRSDALMQASNQAVAGIVAKTTGAIGYIGHGYINSTVKAVPINGIDANTKTILSGKYPYSRPLFMYTDGPAKGLAKDFIEFILSAEGQKIVEEQGFVALK; this is encoded by the coding sequence AAGATAGTGTGTGAAGGTTCAACCACTGTGCTTCCCATTGCCCAGGCAGCAGCCGAAGAGTTCATGGCGAAGTTTGAAGGCGATATCAGCGTGCGAGGCGGAGGTTCGGGTGTAGGACTGGCTTCATTGATAGATAAAAAATGCGATATTTGCAATTCTTCAAGGCCGATAAAAGATGCTGAACTTCAAAAAGCTGCAGGAAGGGGAATTGATGTTAAAGCAAATGTTATTGCGATGGACGGCATAGCGGTAATAGTAAACCCTTCAAATATGGTTAATGGTTTGAGCAAAAAACAAATTGAAGATATTTTTACGGGTAAAATATCTTACTGGTCTAAAGCCGGCGGCGCAAACCAAAAAATTGTGGTAATTTCCCGCGACTCTGCATCCGGAACATTTGAAGCCTTCGGAACACTTGCTCTTAGCGGAAAAAAGGTCCGTTCAGATGCCTTGATGCAGGCATCCAACCAGGCTGTTGCAGGAATTGTCGCAAAAACGACAGGTGCGATAGGATATATCGGGCATGGATACATCAACTCAACGGTTAAAGCTGTTCCGATTAATGGCATTGATGCTAATACTAAAACAATTCTTTCAGGAAAATATCCTTATTCTCGGCCGTTATTTATGTACACTGACGGGCCGGCAAAGGGTCTTGCAAAGGATTTTATTGAGTTTATTTTAAGCGCTGAAGGGCAGAAGATTGTTGAAGAACAGGGGTTTGTGGCTTTGAAGTAG